From the genome of Pseudomonas yamanorum, one region includes:
- a CDS encoding response regulator: MDHVDHILIVDDDREIRELVGNYLKKNGLRTTVVADGRQMRSFLDTTPVDLIVLDIMMPGDDGLQLCRELRVGKHKATPILMLTARNDETDRIIGLEMGADDYLVKPFAARELLARINAVLRRTRMLPPNLVVTESGRLIRFGRWRLDTTARHLLDEDNTLVALSGAEYRLLRVFLDHPQRVLNRDQLLNLTQGRDADLFDRSIDLLVSRLRQRLLDDAREPAYIKTVRSEGYVFSLAVEILGDSA; this comes from the coding sequence ATGGATCACGTCGATCACATTCTGATTGTCGATGACGATCGGGAGATCCGCGAACTGGTGGGCAACTACCTGAAAAAGAATGGCCTGCGCACCACCGTGGTGGCCGACGGCCGGCAGATGCGCAGCTTTCTCGACACCACCCCCGTGGACCTGATCGTGCTGGATATCATGATGCCGGGCGATGATGGTTTGCAGCTGTGCCGCGAACTGCGGGTGGGCAAACACAAGGCCACGCCGATCCTGATGCTCACCGCGCGCAACGATGAAACCGACCGCATCATCGGCCTGGAAATGGGCGCCGACGATTACCTGGTCAAGCCCTTCGCCGCCCGTGAACTGCTGGCCCGCATCAACGCCGTGCTGCGCCGCACCCGGATGCTGCCGCCGAACCTGGTGGTGACGGAAAGCGGCCGGCTGATCCGCTTTGGCCGCTGGCGCCTGGACACCACCGCCCGCCATCTGCTGGATGAAGACAACACCCTGGTGGCCCTGAGCGGCGCAGAATACCGCCTGTTACGCGTCTTCCTCGACCATCCGCAACGGGTACTCAACCGTGACCAGTTGCTGAACCTGACCCAAGGCCGGGACGCAGACCTGTTCGACCGCTCCATCGACCTGCTGGTCAGCCGCCTGCGCCAGCGCCTTTTGGACGACGCCCGCGAACCGGCCTACATCAAGACCGTGCGCAGCGAAGGCTATGTGTTCTCCCTGGCCGTGGAAATCCTTGGGGACTCGGCATGA
- a CDS encoding DUF2790 domain-containing protein, protein MTIKATYASCLFALLTGLSVAAHAETTASQPDIHQVVSISEESGGVLCGIVNSHLTYLDSEGQRHVLDYRKFSSNCLEGS, encoded by the coding sequence ATGACTATCAAAGCTACCTATGCCAGTTGCCTGTTTGCCTTACTCACTGGCCTGAGTGTTGCCGCTCATGCCGAAACCACCGCCAGCCAGCCGGATATCCACCAGGTGGTGTCGATCTCCGAAGAGTCCGGTGGCGTGCTGTGCGGCATCGTCAACTCGCACCTGACCTACCTGGATTCCGAGGGCCAGCGCCACGTCCTCGACTACCGCAAATTTTCCAGCAATTGCCTTGAAGGCAGTTGA
- a CDS encoding L,D-transpeptidase family protein has translation MNTLIKTCAALLTLLSNVALAQIPDDSRQLIVVTTPDWNALQGTAQRYERHGQGFQKVGEPFAIVVGKNGMAWGTGLTTPTPDQQPLKHEGDGKAPAGIFKLGSAFGYAPTADTRLPYTASTATRECVDDSLSSHYNTLVDSSTVNKDWTSSERMLRKDQLYRQGIFIEHNTPASANGGSCIFLHIWRSVSAGTLGCTAMEPVNIQALFAWLNPRENPVLVQLPAAQYDLYRERWKLPLR, from the coding sequence TTGAACACGCTCATCAAAACCTGCGCGGCGCTCCTGACGCTGCTTTCAAACGTGGCGCTCGCGCAAATCCCCGACGACAGCCGACAACTGATCGTGGTCACCACCCCGGACTGGAACGCCCTCCAGGGCACCGCACAACGCTATGAGCGGCATGGGCAAGGCTTTCAGAAAGTCGGCGAACCCTTTGCCATCGTGGTCGGTAAAAACGGCATGGCGTGGGGTACCGGCCTTACGACGCCCACCCCCGACCAGCAGCCCCTCAAGCATGAAGGCGATGGCAAGGCCCCGGCCGGTATCTTCAAACTCGGCAGCGCCTTTGGCTACGCCCCCACCGCCGATACCCGGTTGCCCTATACCGCCAGTACGGCCACTCGCGAATGCGTAGATGACAGCCTGTCCAGCCACTACAACACCCTGGTGGACAGCTCGACGGTGAACAAGGACTGGACCAGCTCCGAGCGGATGCTGCGCAAGGATCAGCTGTACCGCCAGGGGATTTTTATCGAACACAACACACCGGCTTCGGCCAACGGTGGTTCGTGTATTTTCCTGCATATCTGGCGCAGCGTCAGTGCGGGGACATTGGGCTGTACGGCGATGGAGCCGGTAAATATCCAAGCGTTGTTTGCCTGGCTGAACCCGCGAGAAAACCCGGTGCTGGTGCAACTGCCGGCGGCGCAGTACGACCTCTACCGGGAGCGCTGGAAACTACCCTTGCGTTGA